Proteins from a genomic interval of Shewanella seohaensis:
- a CDS encoding MotA/TolQ/ExbB proton channel family protein codes for MPMTDFSTLQAQLGALTWPLLICAFLALMICLERSALFLQQSFASMSPKKQAWVKTLRQSDAKASSDTIQALINSTSRQQDLLTRGANLLLKQADKPKQLREELLSLWMNKQQRDLQAGLKLLQVIGIISPLLGLLGTVLGLIEMFAQLGQSQGPVTPSQLSAGLGLAMNTTAAGLIIAVPTITAAHLFGIWAHSQCVKVSHVLNQLNLWLSGVEHIALEQNHYQAFADVNRAKPASNTQLESQP; via the coding sequence TTGCCCATGACTGACTTTTCTACCCTACAGGCTCAACTCGGCGCCCTGACTTGGCCGCTACTTATCTGCGCCTTTCTCGCGTTAATGATTTGTCTCGAACGTAGTGCCTTATTTTTACAGCAATCCTTTGCATCTATGTCCCCCAAAAAACAGGCTTGGGTGAAAACGCTACGTCAATCCGATGCCAAGGCCAGCAGTGATACTATTCAAGCGCTTATCAATAGTACGAGTCGTCAGCAGGACTTACTGACAAGAGGCGCCAATTTACTGCTAAAACAAGCTGATAAACCAAAGCAGCTCAGGGAAGAATTACTCAGTCTATGGATGAACAAACAGCAAAGGGACTTACAAGCAGGCCTCAAGTTACTGCAAGTGATTGGGATTATTAGCCCATTACTGGGTTTACTGGGGACGGTACTGGGGCTGATTGAAATGTTTGCCCAGTTAGGGCAATCCCAAGGTCCTGTCACCCCATCACAGCTCAGTGCAGGGCTTGGCTTGGCGATGAACACCACGGCAGCGGGCCTGATTATTGCGGTGCCGACCATTACCGCCGCCCATCTGTTTGGGATCTGGGCCCATAGTCAGTGCGTAAAAGTGAGTCATGTATTGAATCAACTCAATTTGTGGCTATCTGGGGTTGAACATATCGCCCTCGAGCAGAATCACTATCAGGCTTTTGCCGACGTTAATCGCGCTAAACCCGCATCTAACACTCAACTCGAGTCACAGCCATGA
- a CDS encoding energy transducer TonB, with the protein MTPKRYLVFGALTVAIQTGVIASQPAMPLPSILNESTQMAAFNEANKAVTLSFAAPRAAEKSAAISAVKSTPANTATLDKTSTNVTHTSSSKTSQPLTAPKPAETLTAEMARQAPATAKPQTVQSDVKNKPVPNTSSKADATTAMPLMATNTQHQKETEEVSKPSDRVLSQMAEIKAQDKAAINNTNMTSTSTSESSDATPEIIELATPTFASKPPQPTYPRMARKKGLEGTATVEVMFNEFGQQLALTLVKSSGVGLLDQAALEAVETWEFQAPTNKLASHYKVRVPIRFALN; encoded by the coding sequence GTGACACCGAAACGATATCTGGTTTTTGGCGCATTAACCGTTGCAATCCAAACGGGTGTGATTGCATCGCAGCCTGCTATGCCATTACCAAGTATTCTCAATGAATCGACTCAAATGGCCGCATTCAATGAAGCAAATAAAGCGGTTACCTTAAGCTTTGCAGCACCTCGTGCAGCAGAAAAATCAGCAGCCATATCTGCGGTAAAAAGTACGCCAGCGAATACCGCTACCTTGGATAAAACCTCCACAAATGTGACTCATACCAGCTCGTCTAAAACCAGTCAGCCCCTAACGGCGCCCAAACCAGCTGAAACGCTAACAGCAGAAATGGCAAGACAAGCACCAGCCACAGCTAAGCCGCAAACGGTTCAATCTGATGTAAAGAACAAGCCTGTGCCAAACACATCTTCGAAAGCTGATGCGACAACGGCTATGCCGCTTATGGCCACTAATACTCAGCATCAAAAAGAAACTGAAGAGGTTTCAAAACCTTCTGATCGAGTGTTGTCGCAAATGGCAGAAATCAAGGCTCAAGATAAGGCCGCCATTAACAACACCAATATGACGTCCACCAGTACCAGCGAGAGCAGTGACGCCACTCCCGAGATTATTGAACTGGCGACGCCAACTTTTGCCAGTAAACCGCCGCAACCCACCTATCCACGCATGGCACGTAAAAAAGGGCTTGAAGGCACGGCGACGGTAGAAGTGATGTTTAACGAATTTGGACAACAGCTCGCCCTCACCTTAGTAAAAAGTTCGGGGGTGGGGCTGCTAGATCAAGCGGCATTAGAGGCGGTTGAGACTTGGGAATTTCAAGCTCCCACCAACAAACTGGCCAGCCATTACAAGGTGAGAGTACCTATTCGCTTCGCCTTAAATTGA
- a CDS encoding TonB-dependent hemoglobin/transferrin/lactoferrin family receptor encodes MKKKPLVIAVAIALTTTALSFTLAAEEGVTAQRKEKKPGVVETEFDEVLVSATRLSEKVSQTSRSVAVVSEEQLNVAQASSVAEALKNEANITLTNGPRATSQGVEIRGLSGDRVLQTIDGARQNTSSGHRGSYFMDPELLKSIEVIRGPASSLWGSGAIGGVVAQNTKSAQDFLAPNETFGGYLKQGYDTNGDRTKTSAAVYGQQDTIDWLINGSYFDSNNINTGNDETLANSASLGSNGLAKFGWQADEASRLELSARVGKINELVPSNPSAAVSSSVPLVRRKTDDQNVTLNYSLAPANNPYLDTKVQVYWNSTDYDEDRVTKGQFDSTEYRTIGINLNNSSQLGNTKLTYGVDGYRDTLKTVRDDKGQVGQRPGGIDGETTVWGAFTRADIQLSQTVNLDAALRYDSFKNESHNLNASADDNELSPSLGLSWQAQPWLTLSARYDQAFRAPTVEEMFSTGTHYCIPPIPGFLPQGLCNTFATNPNLKSEVARNKELKADFRFNDLAGDDELAFTVNIFRNDVDDFIVQQVSNPLMGIPGFEQTTSWNNVEDAQLTGFELSGRYRIGQTRLTMNYGQTRGEDRKTGDYIEGMPANKFNVDLSQGIMEGDMKLGTRVTYVASQSNTPEGYRVAKYDDYTLWDVYLAWEPAMGAMSGLRVDFAIENIGDEKYQQAWQTLYQPGRNMKLSARYMF; translated from the coding sequence ATGAAAAAGAAGCCGTTAGTTATCGCCGTTGCGATCGCATTAACGACTACGGCGCTAAGTTTTACGTTAGCGGCTGAAGAAGGTGTGACTGCTCAGCGAAAGGAAAAAAAGCCAGGAGTAGTCGAGACTGAGTTTGATGAAGTATTAGTAAGCGCGACACGCTTGAGTGAAAAAGTCTCCCAAACGAGTCGCAGTGTCGCCGTTGTGAGTGAAGAACAACTCAATGTGGCTCAGGCATCATCGGTTGCTGAAGCATTAAAGAATGAGGCCAACATCACTTTAACCAATGGACCGAGAGCGACGTCTCAAGGGGTTGAGATCCGTGGCTTAAGCGGCGATCGCGTATTACAAACCATTGATGGCGCAAGACAGAATACCAGTTCAGGTCACCGTGGTTCTTACTTTATGGATCCTGAATTACTCAAATCGATAGAGGTGATTCGCGGTCCTGCCAGTAGCCTCTGGGGCAGTGGTGCCATCGGTGGTGTGGTGGCGCAGAATACTAAATCGGCTCAAGACTTCTTAGCCCCTAACGAAACCTTCGGTGGCTATCTAAAGCAAGGCTATGACACCAATGGCGATCGCACTAAAACCAGCGCCGCCGTGTATGGCCAACAAGATACTATTGATTGGTTAATCAATGGATCTTACTTCGACTCCAATAATATCAATACGGGGAATGACGAAACCTTAGCGAACAGTGCTTCTTTGGGGAGCAACGGTTTGGCTAAGTTTGGATGGCAAGCCGATGAGGCTTCACGCTTAGAGTTATCGGCAAGAGTTGGCAAGATTAATGAACTCGTGCCGAGTAATCCTTCCGCCGCGGTGAGCAGTTCGGTGCCTTTAGTGCGCCGTAAAACGGACGATCAAAACGTCACCCTTAATTACAGCTTGGCGCCGGCAAATAATCCGTATTTGGACACAAAAGTCCAAGTCTATTGGAATAGCACGGATTATGACGAAGACAGGGTGACCAAAGGTCAATTCGATAGCACCGAATACCGCACCATTGGGATTAATCTCAACAACAGTTCGCAGTTGGGTAACACTAAGTTGACCTATGGTGTCGATGGTTATCGCGATACCCTTAAAACCGTTAGAGACGACAAAGGCCAAGTGGGGCAACGCCCAGGGGGTATTGATGGTGAGACCACTGTGTGGGGCGCCTTTACCCGTGCTGATATTCAATTGTCGCAAACCGTCAATCTCGACGCCGCCTTACGTTACGACAGCTTTAAAAACGAGAGTCACAACCTCAATGCTTCTGCGGATGACAATGAGTTATCGCCTTCGCTGGGCTTGAGTTGGCAGGCTCAGCCGTGGCTGACCTTAAGTGCCCGTTACGATCAGGCTTTCCGTGCACCGACGGTAGAGGAAATGTTTTCTACCGGAACCCATTATTGCATTCCACCGATCCCAGGGTTTTTACCCCAAGGTCTGTGTAATACCTTTGCGACGAATCCCAACTTAAAGTCTGAAGTCGCCCGCAATAAAGAACTGAAAGCCGATTTTCGTTTCAACGACTTAGCCGGTGATGATGAGCTGGCTTTCACCGTAAACATCTTCCGTAACGATGTGGACGATTTTATCGTTCAGCAAGTCTCCAATCCGTTAATGGGGATCCCAGGATTTGAGCAAACCACCTCATGGAATAACGTGGAAGATGCGCAGTTAACGGGCTTTGAGCTCAGCGGCCGTTATCGCATTGGTCAAACACGGCTGACGATGAATTACGGTCAGACCCGCGGCGAAGACCGAAAGACTGGTGACTATATCGAAGGTATGCCCGCCAATAAGTTTAACGTCGATCTCTCCCAAGGCATTATGGAAGGCGATATGAAACTCGGCACCCGAGTGACCTATGTCGCCAGCCAATCCAATACACCCGAGGGTTATCGCGTGGCTAAGTATGACGACTACACCCTGTGGGATGTTTACCTCGCCTGGGAGCCTGCTATGGGGGCTATGTCTGGCCTGAGAGTCGATTTCGCCATTGAAAACATTGGTGACGAGAAATACCAACAGGCATGGCAGACCCTGTATCAACCTGGCCGCAATATGAAGTTGTCAGCACGTTATATGTTCTAG
- the hutX gene encoding heme utilization cystosolic carrier protein HutX translates to MTQTIDTEIAHSSHKIDAGSQSMLRQRFVSQPDLMPAQLASELGIAELDVVAALPQAQRVFLPLTQIDELLQSLPEWGPLTTIVMLSGSVFEFKGDFPQGKFAHGYYNLYSKGDGLHGHLKLDNMRAIALISRPFRGSESHSINFFGPQGEVVFKVYLGRDKQRVLFPEQVRRFKTLAGTFATQ, encoded by the coding sequence ATGACACAAACAATCGACACCGAAATTGCTCACTCGAGCCATAAAATCGATGCCGGCTCGCAGTCAATGTTAAGGCAGCGCTTTGTCAGCCAGCCCGATTTAATGCCTGCACAACTGGCGAGTGAATTAGGTATTGCCGAGCTTGATGTGGTCGCAGCACTGCCGCAAGCGCAGCGGGTGTTTTTACCTTTAACACAAATCGACGAGCTGCTGCAGAGCTTACCCGAGTGGGGACCTCTGACCACGATAGTGATGCTCTCGGGCAGTGTGTTTGAATTTAAAGGTGATTTCCCTCAAGGGAAATTTGCCCATGGTTACTACAACCTCTACAGCAAAGGTGATGGCCTTCATGGTCATCTTAAGCTGGATAACATGCGAGCAATCGCCTTAATCAGCAGACCCTTTAGGGGCAGCGAGAGCCATTCGATTAACTTTTTTGGCCCTCAAGGCGAGGTGGTATTTAAAGTTTATTTAGGACGAGACAAGCAAAGAGTGCTTTTTCCTGAGCAAGTTCGCCGTTTTAAAACGCTAGCGGGCACCTTTGCCACTCAATAG
- the hutZ gene encoding heme utilization protein HutZ, with amino-acid sequence MKPEISEQEQRLRDKLLPEIEAFKQQRHTLQLATVDTDGQPNASYAPFALADDGFYILVSDLARHGHNLKQSTKVSVMLVEDEAEAKSVFARKRLTFDAIAQAVERDTPSFSKGVSLLSKRFGDMSDNLAALMDFNLYKLAPHQGLYVKGFGQAFSLTGSELLDVNWKRDGHHGTPKAPEDMQVA; translated from the coding sequence ATGAAGCCTGAAATCTCCGAGCAAGAACAACGTTTAAGGGACAAACTGTTACCCGAAATTGAGGCCTTTAAACAGCAGCGCCATACTTTGCAACTCGCAACTGTGGATACGGATGGGCAACCCAATGCCAGTTACGCGCCATTTGCCTTAGCTGACGATGGGTTTTACATCTTAGTGAGTGACTTAGCCCGCCACGGCCACAACCTTAAACAGTCGACCAAAGTGTCTGTGATGCTGGTGGAGGATGAAGCCGAAGCTAAGTCGGTATTCGCCCGTAAACGCCTCACTTTCGATGCAATCGCTCAAGCGGTTGAACGCGATACGCCCTCGTTTAGCAAAGGAGTCAGCCTGTTATCAAAACGCTTTGGCGACATGTCCGATAACCTCGCGGCACTGATGGACTTTAATCTGTATAAGTTAGCGCCCCATCAGGGATTGTATGTGAAAGGTTTTGGCCAAGCCTTTAGTCTGACAGGGAGTGAATTACTCGATGTTAACTGGAAGCGTGATGGCCACCATGGCACGCCTAAAGCACCCGAAGATATGCAGGTAGCTTAA
- a CDS encoding ABC transporter ATP-binding protein/permease: MPHNAANTSIRQRAVLPWIWQFLKPYRLRVVAAIVFLLIGSLAWLSLGQGVRLMVDEGFIKDNAQRLNEIILLVLLITAVSGTAVFCRFYLMTWLGERVSADIRLTVYNQLLKLSPAFYAKVRTGEVISRFTADSTLLQTVVGSSLSMALRSGVTVIGGLAMMGITSVKMTLLVLLAVPLVLGPVGFFGRKVRTLARESQDRVADLGAYVDETLHEIHTVQAYGHEDKDRSLFNGRVEDVMTAASGRIRYRAMLISSVMFLSIAAIASVTWVGAHDVMSGKMTGGELSAFMFYAVMVAGAVATISEVVGEIQRASGAAERLIELAETEVDIPAPVVPKTLPTKVRGELQLQELNFHYPEQTQLVLSDLDLTITAGERVALVGPSGAGKSTLFQLLQRFYVPSLGSIHLDGIDIAELSPKDLRAQFALVPQDSVIFATSVLENVRYGRVDASEQEVIDACIAARAHEFISEFSEGYQTYLGERGVRLSGGQKQRIAIARAILADRPILLLDEATSALDALSEQKVKQALDELMKGKTTLIIAHRLATVINADRIIVFDKGRIVASGKHQTLLQTNALYREFASLQLLTDDVSALSE; encoded by the coding sequence ATGCCTCACAACGCTGCTAATACCTCGATTCGCCAACGGGCGGTATTGCCCTGGATTTGGCAATTTCTTAAGCCCTATCGCCTGCGGGTGGTTGCGGCGATTGTATTTCTTTTGATTGGCTCCTTGGCCTGGCTATCCCTCGGGCAGGGCGTGCGGCTGATGGTGGACGAAGGTTTTATTAAGGATAACGCCCAGCGTCTCAATGAAATTATTTTGTTGGTACTGCTCATCACCGCCGTGAGTGGCACTGCGGTGTTTTGTCGTTTTTATTTGATGACTTGGCTCGGCGAGCGGGTCAGCGCCGATATAAGGCTGACGGTTTACAATCAACTGCTGAAGTTGTCTCCAGCCTTCTACGCCAAGGTGCGTACCGGTGAGGTGATTTCGCGCTTTACCGCCGACTCGACTCTGCTGCAAACCGTGGTCGGCTCGAGTCTCTCGATGGCGCTGCGCTCCGGCGTGACTGTGATCGGTGGGCTGGCGATGATGGGGATCACCAGCGTGAAGATGACGCTGCTCGTCTTACTGGCCGTGCCTTTGGTGCTGGGGCCTGTCGGTTTCTTTGGCCGAAAAGTGCGAACCTTAGCGCGGGAGAGTCAAGACCGGGTGGCGGATTTGGGGGCCTATGTGGATGAAACCTTACATGAAATTCACACAGTGCAAGCCTATGGGCATGAGGATAAGGACCGCAGTTTGTTTAATGGTCGTGTTGAAGATGTGATGACCGCCGCCAGTGGTCGCATTCGTTACCGCGCCATGTTGATTTCCTCCGTGATGTTTTTAAGTATCGCCGCCATTGCATCTGTGACTTGGGTCGGCGCCCACGACGTGATGTCGGGTAAAATGACGGGCGGCGAACTGTCGGCCTTTATGTTTTATGCCGTGATGGTGGCTGGCGCCGTTGCCACTATCAGTGAAGTTGTCGGTGAGATCCAACGCGCCTCGGGCGCCGCCGAACGTTTAATCGAGTTGGCTGAAACTGAGGTCGATATTCCTGCGCCAGTGGTGCCTAAAACACTGCCCACGAAAGTGCGTGGCGAGCTGCAACTACAAGAGCTGAATTTTCATTATCCCGAGCAAACTCAGTTAGTGCTCAGCGACTTAGATCTAACGATAACCGCGGGCGAGCGGGTGGCCTTGGTCGGGCCAAGTGGGGCCGGCAAGAGCACGCTATTTCAGTTATTGCAGCGGTTTTATGTGCCGTCTTTGGGCAGCATTCATTTGGATGGGATTGATATTGCTGAGCTTTCACCAAAGGATTTGCGGGCGCAGTTTGCGCTTGTGCCGCAGGACTCAGTGATTTTTGCTACTAGTGTGCTGGAAAATGTGCGCTATGGCCGCGTCGATGCCAGCGAACAGGAGGTGATTGATGCCTGTATTGCAGCCCGTGCCCATGAGTTTATCAGTGAGTTTAGTGAAGGTTATCAAACCTACTTGGGTGAGCGTGGCGTGCGCTTATCCGGTGGTCAAAAGCAGCGTATCGCCATTGCGAGGGCGATTTTAGCCGACAGGCCTATCTTGCTGCTCGATGAGGCGACCAGTGCGCTCGATGCCTTAAGCGAGCAAAAAGTGAAGCAGGCACTCGATGAATTGATGAAGGGGAAAACCACGCTTATCATCGCCCATCGCCTCGCCACAGTGATCAATGCGGACCGAATTATCGTGTTCGATAAGGGGCGTATCGTCGCCAGTGGTAAGCATCAAACCCTTTTACAAACCAACGCCTTATATCGTGAATTTGCCAGTTTGCAGCTTCTGACGGATGACGTGAGTGCGCTTAGCGAGTAA
- a CDS encoding long-chain-fatty-acid--CoA ligase yields MAYDQESQLELGKYSSLIDLIERTSQRFGDKTAYACLGKTSSFNDIERDSRYFAAYLQNNTNLKPGDRIAIQLPNITQFVIAAYGALRAGLILVNTNPLYTERELIHQFNDSGAKALVVLSDLLPTLAKVVATTPIELVISTHPLDLIDPQVQPKTGLKNVEFCHVLKQGSELPFNRVAPAAGDLAALQYTGGTTGLSKGAMLTHGNMLANAAQVKSRIGSVISEGEDIFVAPLPIYHIYAFMVNLVLYFECGGCSVLIPNPRDISGLIKTLAKYPFTGFAGLNTLFVALCHQPEFKALDFSHLKITISGGTALTAAAANIWQQTTGNTISEGYGLSETSPVISLNAPGYQKIGTIGKPVLGTEVKLLDENGNEVAQGEAGELAARGPQVMLGYWNNPQETANVMTADGFFKTGDIAILNEEGFHQIVDRKKDMIIVSGFNVYPNEVENVLASHPNIIECAVVGVKDEHSGEAVKAFVVLKDDSQDHDQMKTSIINFCREQLTAYKLPKLIEFMPQLPKSTVGKILRRELKHQA; encoded by the coding sequence ATGGCATACGATCAAGAGTCACAACTCGAACTTGGCAAATACTCATCACTCATAGACTTAATCGAACGCACTAGCCAACGCTTTGGTGATAAAACGGCATATGCTTGTTTGGGGAAAACCAGCAGCTTCAATGATATAGAACGCGATTCACGCTATTTTGCGGCCTATTTGCAGAATAACACTAACCTAAAACCCGGCGATCGGATCGCGATTCAATTACCCAATATTACCCAATTCGTTATCGCCGCCTATGGTGCGTTGCGGGCGGGACTTATCCTAGTCAACACTAACCCGCTCTACACGGAGCGAGAGCTTATTCATCAGTTTAATGACTCAGGTGCGAAGGCCTTAGTAGTGCTGTCAGATCTGTTGCCAACCCTTGCTAAAGTGGTTGCGACCACACCAATTGAATTGGTGATTTCCACTCACCCGTTAGATCTTATCGATCCGCAGGTGCAGCCCAAAACGGGGCTTAAAAATGTCGAATTCTGTCATGTGCTAAAACAAGGGTCCGAGCTACCCTTTAACCGTGTAGCCCCTGCCGCAGGTGACTTAGCGGCGCTGCAATATACCGGTGGCACAACGGGCCTCTCCAAGGGTGCCATGCTGACCCACGGTAATATGCTCGCCAATGCGGCGCAGGTAAAATCCCGCATCGGCAGCGTTATCAGCGAAGGGGAAGATATTTTTGTCGCGCCACTGCCGATTTACCATATCTACGCCTTTATGGTGAACTTAGTACTGTATTTTGAATGTGGTGGTTGCTCGGTATTGATCCCCAATCCCCGTGATATTAGTGGCTTAATCAAGACACTGGCGAAATATCCTTTTACCGGCTTTGCAGGGCTTAACACCCTCTTTGTCGCTTTGTGCCATCAGCCAGAGTTTAAGGCGCTAGATTTCAGTCATTTAAAAATCACTATTTCGGGTGGTACGGCACTCACCGCGGCCGCAGCCAATATCTGGCAACAAACTACGGGCAATACCATCAGTGAAGGTTATGGATTATCCGAAACTTCACCGGTGATTTCACTCAATGCTCCCGGATATCAGAAGATTGGCACTATCGGTAAGCCTGTTCTCGGCACTGAGGTCAAACTGTTAGATGAAAACGGCAATGAAGTTGCGCAAGGGGAAGCTGGCGAACTCGCCGCCCGAGGCCCGCAAGTGATGCTGGGTTATTGGAATAATCCCCAAGAAACGGCCAATGTAATGACTGCCGATGGTTTCTTTAAAACCGGGGATATTGCGATTTTGAACGAGGAAGGATTCCATCAAATCGTTGATCGCAAAAAGGATATGATTATTGTCTCCGGCTTTAACGTCTATCCGAATGAGGTCGAAAACGTGCTCGCCAGCCATCCGAATATCATTGAATGTGCCGTGGTTGGTGTAAAGGATGAACACTCAGGAGAAGCGGTCAAAGCCTTTGTTGTGCTAAAAGATGACAGCCAAGATCATGATCAAATGAAAACCTCCATTATCAACTTCTGCCGCGAGCAACTCACCGCCTACAAGCTGCCGAAGTTGATTGAATTTATGCCGCAGCTACCTAAGAGTACCGTGGGTAAAATTCTGCGCCGAGAACTGAAACATCAGGCTTAA
- the map gene encoding type I methionyl aminopeptidase yields the protein MNNQVKIKSAEEIALMRRAGQLLAQVFQILDTYVRPGISTMDINDTVEAFIVNELKSRPASKGQYGYQYVLNSSINEVVCHGVPSATEVIKSTDIINLDITLEKDGYIADSSKMYAMPQAPATAQKLADVTYLAMWQGIKQVKPGATLGDIGHAIQQYAQSFGYSIVRDYCGHGIGQEMHEEPQVLHYGKPNQGLKLKAGMVFTIEPMVNQGTEKIKLKKDGWTVVTRDKKLSAQSEHTILVTPMGYEVLTLRHDEQSPR from the coding sequence ATGAATAATCAAGTGAAGATAAAATCTGCCGAAGAAATTGCACTGATGCGCCGCGCCGGGCAATTACTCGCTCAAGTATTTCAAATCCTTGATACCTATGTCCGCCCAGGCATCAGCACCATGGATATCAACGATACGGTCGAAGCCTTTATCGTCAATGAGCTAAAATCGCGTCCCGCGAGTAAGGGTCAGTATGGCTATCAATATGTGTTGAATTCATCCATTAACGAGGTGGTCTGCCATGGTGTGCCCTCAGCGACTGAGGTCATCAAAAGCACAGATATCATTAACTTAGATATTACCCTCGAGAAAGACGGCTATATTGCCGACTCCAGTAAAATGTATGCGATGCCACAGGCGCCCGCCACTGCCCAAAAGCTGGCCGATGTGACCTATCTTGCCATGTGGCAGGGGATAAAACAGGTAAAACCTGGGGCCACATTAGGCGATATTGGCCATGCGATTCAACAATATGCGCAATCCTTTGGTTATAGCATCGTCAGGGATTACTGCGGCCATGGGATAGGTCAAGAAATGCATGAAGAGCCGCAAGTCCTTCACTATGGAAAACCGAATCAAGGCCTTAAGCTCAAAGCGGGCATGGTGTTTACCATTGAGCCCATGGTGAATCAGGGCACTGAAAAGATAAAGCTCAAAAAAGATGGTTGGACGGTTGTTACCCGCGATAAAAAACTCTCGGCGCAATCAGAACATACGATACTTGTCACCCCTATGGGATACGAAGTGCTCACCCTACGCCATGATGAGCAATCTCCCCGTTAA
- a CDS encoding ParD-like family protein, giving the protein MGIVKISEELHDELRKASSVMSRSINSQAEFWIRIGMLAELHPQLSFNQLVADLMKSADVNLANVSQVKEMADE; this is encoded by the coding sequence ATGGGCATAGTTAAAATTTCCGAAGAACTGCATGATGAGCTGAGAAAAGCCAGTTCGGTCATGTCACGCTCAATCAACTCGCAGGCAGAATTCTGGATAAGGATCGGGATGCTGGCAGAATTGCATCCACAACTCTCCTTTAATCAGTTAGTCGCCGATTTGATGAAATCTGCAGATGTGAACCTAGCCAACGTGAGCCAGGTAAAGGAAATGGCCGATGAATAA
- the ccoG gene encoding cytochrome c oxidase accessory protein CcoG, with protein MPKSDIQHRENAKRPSAEQFIPVKNIQADDKPAPVNGQIHFREQKGYFQRLRTTMNSLLVLLFFALPFISFDGRQAILLDVSQQQFFFFGLTLWPQDFTLLAWVFIAAAFGLFFITVFWGRVWCGYLCPQTAWTFMFVWLESRIEGNSNKRKLLDKAPWSANKLGKRSLKHGLWGLAALITGCGFIGYFIPARELYLDIFTGNAGFWTTCWVWFFAICTYLNAGWMREQMCLHCCPYARFQAVMFDANTKTVTYDAARGEARGPRKRKQQTELGDCVDCNLCVEVCPTGIDIRQGLQYECINCGACVDACNETMQKFDYKQNLISYVSENELKGITHSNWRSPRFLGYGAAVVIMLVVIGLDLSSRSEIQLNVIRDRQSLYRETADNKVENTYQLKIRNKTQQTKQYQLAVNSEMPFSLIADSVITLAPGEQSDYPVTVLADKDAIPTGRKIIEFSVTDVSKPEQSVSQETGFFSP; from the coding sequence ATGCCCAAAAGTGACATCCAACACAGAGAGAACGCCAAGCGCCCCTCTGCTGAGCAATTTATCCCCGTAAAAAATATCCAGGCGGACGATAAACCAGCCCCCGTGAATGGTCAGATTCATTTTCGAGAGCAGAAGGGTTATTTTCAGCGTCTAAGAACCACAATGAATAGCCTGTTAGTACTGCTGTTTTTTGCTCTGCCCTTTATTTCCTTTGATGGTCGGCAAGCGATATTGCTGGATGTGAGTCAGCAGCAGTTCTTCTTTTTTGGCCTCACGCTCTGGCCACAGGATTTCACCTTGCTCGCTTGGGTGTTTATTGCCGCCGCCTTTGGGTTGTTTTTCATTACTGTGTTTTGGGGGCGTGTCTGGTGTGGCTATCTTTGCCCGCAAACCGCGTGGACTTTTATGTTTGTTTGGCTCGAGAGCCGAATTGAGGGCAACAGCAACAAACGCAAATTGCTCGATAAGGCGCCATGGTCAGCCAATAAACTCGGTAAAAGAAGTCTCAAACACGGCCTGTGGGGATTAGCCGCCTTAATTACTGGCTGTGGATTCATCGGTTATTTCATCCCCGCCCGCGAACTCTATTTGGATATTTTTACCGGCAACGCCGGCTTTTGGACAACCTGCTGGGTATGGTTTTTCGCGATTTGTACTTACTTAAATGCTGGCTGGATGCGCGAGCAAATGTGCTTACACTGCTGCCCCTATGCGCGTTTTCAGGCAGTCATGTTCGATGCCAACACTAAAACCGTCACCTATGATGCCGCACGCGGCGAAGCGCGCGGCCCACGTAAGCGCAAACAACAGACTGAACTCGGTGATTGTGTTGACTGTAACTTATGTGTCGAAGTCTGCCCGACGGGGATTGATATTCGCCAAGGGCTCCAATACGAGTGCATTAACTGCGGTGCCTGTGTCGATGCCTGTAATGAAACCATGCAAAAATTCGACTACAAACAAAACCTAATTAGCTATGTCAGCGAGAATGAATTAAAGGGCATCACCCATTCCAACTGGCGCTCGCCACGCTTTTTAGGTTACGGCGCAGCCGTTGTCATTATGTTGGTTGTAATAGGTTTAGATCTCTCCAGTCGCAGTGAAATTCAGCTTAACGTCATTCGCGACAGACAGAGCCTGTATCGCGAAACCGCCGATAACAAAGTTGAAAATACCTACCAGCTGAAGATCCGTAACAAGACTCAGCAAACCAAGCAATATCAACTCGCGGTCAACAGCGAAATGCCCTTCAGCTTAATTGCCGACTCGGTCATTACCCTTGCTCCGGGCGAGCAATCGGATTATCCCGTGACAGTATTAGCCGATAAGGATGCAATCCCAACGGGGCGCAAAATTATCGAATTCTCGGTAACGGATGTGAGCAAACCTGAACAAAGCGTTAGCCAAGAAACCGGCTTCTTTAGCCCTTAG